Proteins encoded by one window of Dialister pneumosintes:
- a CDS encoding acyl-CoA thioesterase has protein sequence MYTLKRRVPFYETDGMKVVHHANYLRWMEEARIEYLRAGGILLNDLMDNGIVFPILDLQIKYIKSAYNDDLIRIDIYLRKIDRVKMIFEYKIYNDITDELLSEARTVGANSSIETGKLIRLSEAKIQKLKEISKGDRE, from the coding sequence ATGTATACATTAAAAAGACGTGTTCCTTTTTATGAAACAGATGGAATGAAAGTGGTGCACCATGCCAATTATCTTCGTTGGATGGAAGAAGCACGTATTGAATATTTAAGAGCCGGTGGGATTTTATTAAATGATTTAATGGATAATGGAATCGTATTTCCGATTCTTGATTTGCAAATTAAGTATATAAAGTCGGCTTATAATGACGATTTGATTCGTATAGATATTTACTTACGTAAAATTGATAGAGTAAAAATGATTTTTGAATATAAAATTTATAATGATATTACAGATGAATTATTGAGTGAAGCACGTACCGTTGGAGCAAATTCTAGCATTGAAACAGGAAAACTTATTAGACTTTCTGAGGCGAAAATACAAAAATTGAAGGAGATTTCCAAAGGGGATCGAGAATAA
- a CDS encoding glutamate racemase, whose translation MDNRFIGIMDSGVGGLTVAKYIKENYPLEGIIFIGDTLHNPYGSLSPENIALYAERLKQFLLQQNIKMLIIGCNTISFNTPSSFYEEDIPVIPMSLKIPCLEEMEEVTVLATPATINTHKHKYIIEKQYPNIIIHEIGLPTLAHAIEMGASEREVDAIIKKEVSKHQAQNTEMAFLACTHYPLVLSSLKKYLPKAKFWDPAQATVEYGMQALLKKEAHASSTGQKKFYFTSDVSIAEPLVKNLFGTDANIEEINL comes from the coding sequence ATGGACAATCGATTCATTGGAATTATGGACTCAGGTGTTGGAGGGCTTACTGTAGCTAAATATATTAAGGAAAACTATCCCTTGGAAGGAATTATATTTATTGGAGATACTTTACATAATCCTTATGGAAGCCTTTCACCGGAAAATATTGCTTTATATGCAGAACGTTTAAAGCAATTTTTATTACAACAAAATATAAAAATGCTTATTATAGGATGTAATACGATTTCATTTAATACACCATCCTCTTTTTATGAGGAAGATATACCTGTTATACCGATGAGTTTAAAAATCCCTTGTTTAGAGGAGATGGAAGAAGTAACAGTTTTAGCAACACCTGCAACTATTAACACACATAAACATAAATATATAATTGAAAAACAATATCCGAATATAATAATTCATGAAATCGGTTTACCTACATTGGCACATGCAATAGAAATGGGAGCATCCGAAAGAGAAGTAGATGCCATAATAAAAAAAGAAGTGTCAAAGCATCAGGCACAAAATACAGAAATGGCTTTTTTAGCATGTACTCATTATCCACTGGTTTTATCATCATTAAAGAAATATTTGCCAAAGGCAAAGTTTTGGGATCCTGCACAAGCGACGGTAGAATATGGAATGCAAGCTTTATTAAAAAAAGAAGCCCATGCTTCTTCTACCGGACAGAAAAAATTTTATTTTACATCGGATGTCAGCATAGCTGAGCCGTTAGTTAAAAATTTATTTGGAACAGATGCGAATATAGAAGAAATTAATCTGTAA
- the rpmB gene encoding 50S ribosomal protein L28, with amino-acid sequence MSSYCEVCGKGTSTGMNISHSHVKTKRTWHPNIHKIRAKVDGEIKRLNVCTRCIRSGKVDRTL; translated from the coding sequence ATGTCTAGTTATTGTGAAGTCTGTGGGAAAGGTACTTCTACAGGAATGAATATTTCTCACTCTCACGTAAAAACCAAGAGAACTTGGCACCCAAATATCCACAAGATTCGTGCTAAAGTTGATGGTGAAATCAAGAGACTGAATGTTTGCACCCGTTGCATCCGTTCCGGAAAAGTTGACAGAACTTTATAA
- a CDS encoding coenzyme F420-0:L-glutamate ligase, with protein sequence MADLELVPVRTRILTHNDDIVDVIKEYSGQITDRDIICTAESVVAITQNRYVRPEELKPSWQARLMNRFVPGAGSMASIYGMQAAMEEEGEWRMLFWFIAGFFCKLAGKNGVFYAHCRQASLCDDVTGTMPPYDKAIVYGPADTNELCEEITRETGAYGAVIADVNDLKRAAILGHSKGINPKKISKILIHNPFGNASEKTPIVIIKNFADKL encoded by the coding sequence ATGGCAGACTTAGAATTAGTACCGGTACGTACACGTATACTTACTCATAATGATGATATTGTTGATGTAATAAAGGAATATTCCGGTCAAATTACAGATAGAGATATTATATGTACTGCGGAATCTGTAGTGGCTATTACACAAAATCGATATGTTCGGCCTGAAGAATTAAAACCTTCTTGGCAAGCACGTTTAATGAATCGTTTTGTGCCGGGGGCAGGGTCTATGGCGAGTATATATGGGATGCAAGCCGCCATGGAAGAAGAAGGTGAATGGCGCATGCTTTTTTGGTTTATTGCGGGTTTCTTTTGTAAACTTGCAGGTAAGAATGGAGTGTTTTATGCACATTGCAGGCAAGCATCGCTTTGTGATGATGTAACCGGAACTATGCCTCCTTATGATAAGGCTATTGTTTATGGACCGGCAGATACAAATGAACTTTGTGAAGAAATTACTAGAGAGACAGGTGCATATGGAGCAGTTATTGCTGATGTTAATGATTTAAAAAGAGCGGCTATTTTAGGCCATAGTAAAGGGATTAATCCAAAAAAGATTTCAAAGATTTTAATTCATAATCCTTTTGGCAATGCCAGTGAGAAAACTCCTATCGTTATTATCAAAAATTTTGCAGATAAATTATAA